A single genomic interval of Lathyrus oleraceus cultivar Zhongwan6 chromosome 7, CAAS_Psat_ZW6_1.0, whole genome shotgun sequence harbors:
- the LOC127103770 gene encoding uncharacterized protein LOC127103770 — protein sequence MADGRRGRGRPRTQNSDSEPPSGSEGFQWPQFMQQMQQQQNQFMQQMMQQWNGGLHPQGVPQVVAGGSFRDFFRMNPPEFHGGLNPVKAQEWITDMERIFRIVHCSEENKVVFASHMMKGPAIRWWESASTLMTNQGIPRDWEHFKTVFLDKYFPSSLRTQKEFEFQQLRQGAMSVAAYAEKFEDMAAYSRQAAYAPDERWKIDQFLFGLRGEISHSVSQREFTSYAELLRQCYVAENSLKKVQEERDRFRSGQRDQGRPGNQFRPRSQAFKGKQVQHAKPNQPPQCQACKKYHFGRCGVSGIRCFTCQKEGHLSRECPQNKNQMQGKSIGRVYTLDARKTKSNNALIAD from the exons ATGGCTGACGGACGCAGAGGTCGTGGTAGACCTAGAACCCAGAATTCGGACTCTGAACCGCCAAGTGGTAGTGAAGGTTTTCAATGGCCTCAGTTTATGCaacaaatgcaacaacaacagaaTCAATTCATGCAACAGATGATGCAGCAGTGGAATGGTGGTTTGCATCCTCAGGGAGTTCCACAAGTAGTTGCAGGTGGTAGTTTCCGAGATTTCTTCCGCATGAATCCTCCAGAATTCCATGGTGGGCTGAATCCTGTGAAGGCTCAGGAGTGGATAACCGACATGGAAAGGATTTTTCGGATAGTGCATTGTAGTGAAGAAAATAAGGTTGTGTTTGCCTCTCACATGATGAAGGGTCCAGCTATAAGATGGTGGGAGAGTGCTTCGACTCTTATGACCAATCAAGGAATACCTAGAGATTGGGAGCATTTTAAGACTGTTTTCTTGGATAAGTATTTTCCTAGTTCTTTGAGGACTCAGAaagagtttgaatttcaacaGCTCAGGCAGGGAGCTATGTCAGTAGCTGCGTATGCTGAAAAGTTCGAAGATATGGCTGCGTATTCTAGACAAGCCGCGTACGCTCCTGATGAGAGGTGGAAGATTGATCAGTTTCTTTTTGGTCTGAGGGGTGAAATTTCTCATAGTGTTTCTCAGAGGGAATTCACTTCTTATGCTGAACTATTAAGACAATGTTATGTGGCTGAGAACAGTTTGAAGAAGGTTCAGGAAGAAAGGGATCGGTTCAGGAGTGGGCAGAGAGACCAAGGAAGGCCAGGCAACCAGTTCAGGCCTAGATCTCAGGCTTTCAAAGGGAAACAAGTGCAACATGCAAAACCTAACCAACCTCCTCAATGTCAGGCATGTAAGAAGTATCACTTTGGAAGATGTGGTGTGAGTGGAATTAGGTGTTTTACTTGTCAGAAGGAGGGACACTTGTCTAGGGAATGCCCTCAGAATAAGAATCAGATGCAGGGGAAGAGTATCGGTCGAGTTTATACCTTGGATGCAAGAAAGACTAAGAGCAACAATGCCTTAATTGCTG ATTGA